CGGTCTTGAGACAAGGATCCACCAGTACTGTCCAACCCTGCTAGACATTGATGGAGACTCCTGTCACCATATCCACAATGCAGCAAAGAAGTTTGCAGAGCCCTTTGACCACTACCTGGAGCAGCTGTTCAGTGATCTCCAAGTAGACCATCAATGGTGTCCAGACCAGGTAAACAAGTGCCAAGCACGTTTGAGACTACAGCGCTTTAGCGACCTCTGTAAGGTACTCACAATATTGTGAATTTCTCTTGGAGATGAataaagtatctatctatctatctatctatctatctatctatctatctatctatctatctatctatctatctatctatctatctatctatctatctatctatctatctatctatcgctCATTCCACCTGTGTGAAGTTGGTATGACCTAAATTTGCCAGCACTAGACCACGGCCAATCTGTCTTTTGTCAGGTGATGCACCTCAAGGAGGTATGTCTCATGTTAGATGTCCCCGCCTCTAGCCCTCAAAGGGGCTTTGTACCACATCGTTGGCTGTCTGCATATGATGCCAGCATGGCGACCCATGCCATGATGCCAGCATACAAGGTCCTCTACTTTGGCTACCTCTCCACTGCAGACAAGGAGCTGTACAGAGAGCCCTTGGAACTAATTTACACAAAGTACAGTGTTAATCAGGCGGCAAGAGCCAGAATCAGGACGATGCATGAGGAACTCAACCGTAAAGGTGATAAGACTTGATGTTACAATCTCTTACAATAACTAACACTTTTACTTGTAATGAAGTTATTAGTGATGAGGAGTATTTACTGTATTTACACTTACATTAATTCATATTCTTTCACAGGCATGACTCCGCAAGGCcgggaaagaaaaaagagggtcTGTCAGAAGCTGTGGCATGAGGAGACAACAACAGTACTATAACTCAGTATCTACAAGGGTGTGCTGGCTCTTCTCAAGGAGTATGTAATGGTTTTCCAGGTGGGTGTTACCTGTGTTTGAAATTACTGCGACTGTTGAATGTACCTGCATGCATATCCAATGTTCGCAATCAATTTCATAATAATTTGTTTTACATACACAGGGAAGCCAGACCTTAGTTCACAAACTCCATGACCGACAGCTTGAGCTGTTCCTGGCCTTTCTGGCTTGCTTTATGAAGAATGAACACATTACTCAGGTAATGGAATAATGATGATCATTCTTTCCATTTGATTCTACCTAGAAATTAGAATTGCCTTAAACTCTTAACTCCATCTTACACCCACTGTGCCTACATTAGTATATTGTTTTTATccctttacttttctttttgtctgtacTTTGAGTtgattgtttcctgtttttggaAAACAACCAAGGGTCTTATGAAAGGCACTGTATACATTAAAGTTATTACTCCCATTAATTACACCCATTACACAGCTGTCTCCCAGGGCTCTGGGAGAGATGGTTCTGGAGGATGCCATGTTGCTGCCCTCCAGGGAGGTTTACGTGGGACAGGAGGCTGACACGATCAGGAGCCAGAATCCCAATCATGCTGTAAGCACACTGCATGAccttttttctcagttgtttttcagACATAAAGTAATGGGCAGTTTTTGGTgtcttgtttcagctgttgatGCCATTCCTGGCAGATGTCAGGAAAGCCTACACCAACACTGCAGTATACCTCCAGAAGAAGCTCCCCTTGGCCAGTCCGACTCAGACGGCCCTGTCTGCTCTGGACCCACTTCTGAGAGGCCACTCACAGGCAACCATACAGCTGAAGAGGTATGTATGAACTTGAAAGggtttttttgggggttttttttggcatattttggggatttttgttACCTCATGTGTACACTGACTCCAGATTCTCATCTATTTCTTGGCAGGCTGAGTGGTATGCTGGGGCACCTCTTGCCAGCAGGTCACGACGTCCATAGAGAGCTCCTGCTGTTCAATGTTGACCTGAGCATTCCCAGTTTCAAGGAGGGAGATAGCATGGTGGAGTGGTGGGGTACTGTCTTTGACAAGCCAGACAAGTATCCAACCCTCAGTGCTTTGGTTAAATGCtgcctctccatctttcatggACCAAGAGTGGAGTCCTCTTTTAGTTTGATGAACAATGTAATTGATCAAAGGAGTGGCAACATGAATGTATCGACATTTAATGCAATCCTGACAGTCAAGTACACCCTACAGTCCAGGAAGAAGACAGCTGTGGAGCTCTTCAGAAGGGAGGATGCAAAGTTTGGGGAGGTGGACCGAACACTCTGCAAGAACATCAACTCTGCAgcagccacatacacacaccagcagaagaagaaccagaaagaaaagcagcaacAGCAGAGCAAGTATGGCTCCCAAGCATCTGGCAGTGCTCAGCAGACCAAAAGGCAGACagctgaagaagagaagagggcAAGGCTGAGACATGTGGCCAAACAGCGAAAGCGGGCCATGGAGACGCTTGTCCaggcaaagaggaggaaaagacagACTCCATAGTCCATGAGCCAGGACCCTAAATTTAGGCTATCAGTACCACCTTTTTACCACCAAACCCCTGTGCATTCCCACCCATATTCATGTTGTTTGTATAACCTTGATTAATTTGAGTACCAATTTTTTCTtataatattttgatttgagtaCTATCTTAATTTATTATCTTGTTTGGCCACCCtgtattaaaggggacatatcacgcttttttcatcaatatatattggtctaagaggtccccaaaacatgtctttaaagtttatgctcaaaaaaacactttgaaatcagattttggtctgcctgaaaagtcctcttcttcattcctcatcagaacactctgttttccctctgaccacgccccctccggaagtggatgtgcctcggctctccagcacgttgatctaatgtttacatgttgggctgctcagagatcgcgttacctcaaccctctgaatctgatcctgacggagaggcgcctgcagcaggacctttctgaacgattggtcatagatttagtgtttcttgttgttttatttgtcagtatgtagacgtgtgtcttggtacacagctacgaacatgtagctatgtggctatgctaactagcgttggcacttatccatgataaataaaaatcatccactagatcttcaaatctgcagacgtggggagtaaaaccgacttctgccagaaaggcagcaggaccttttatgaaggattggtcacagatttagtgtttcttgttgttttatttgtcagtatgtcgacgtgtgtcttggtacacagctacagctacagctaaagctacagctacagctacagctatgaacatatagctatgtggctatgctaattagcgctagcacttatccatgacaaataaaaatcatccactagatcttcaaatctgcagacgtggggagtaaaaccgacctttgtgtttattaagacagcctacaactagcatgcctccctcctaagctccttgttagcactcCTTgctgtgcaggtaatgaaaaacgggggagggattcagtattattttatacagtctatgggctgaacaagctccgagctctgactccgtgacagaccggatatttttgttacgtaacaaaaacactgaagtctgaaacggctcgtttcacacacatttacagaaaggtggagaaatcagaacaggggcagaatggatttttttcattctcggggggtttgtagacatgccagggaaacatatttcaggtaaagaaccattaaaaagtcaattttgaatgatatgtcacctttaaagctgtgCTGTTGCGCATTTCATGAGAGAAGTTGCTAGTCTCGTTTCTTATACAGCATAGTTAATGGTTGTGGTAACTTATATGAAAGGAAGGAACCACGCAACAACTTCTTGTTGTTATATGGACACTTTATCCATCAACAGCATACAGACTAGAGCATCGTGTTGCTTTTGTGAACGGAGACATTCTGCGATACATTCGAGTACACAACAGGAAAATGGGAAACCCTACACTTCTGAAAAGCGATACTTTAAAACAGCTCCCTCTAGTGGGAGTAACACTATTTATCATGGAGCAGGTTTAACATACTAATATGTTCAACGTTACAACAGTGGTCTTATTTCTTTTTACGGCATAATGTGAATATATAGATACTTTGTTATACATTCATACTGTCCTGCAATTCTGCTTGATTTTTCTCTCAAATTGCACCAAATTGATGCttttaaatagaaaatgttcaaaattTTCTTCCAGGGGACCCCCTAGAGGGGTCGTAACCTTCTCACCTTTTGCACCCCTGACACGTTTTCATGCCTGACAAATGACTTATGTGGATCATTTTACAGTGATCAGAGACATTTGGGCAGGTGGCAGGATTGAAACTGTCTGGTCGAGGGTCGGGCCCTACAAGGTTTACTCAGAGAACCTGAAGGGCCTGGCCCCAAGTCAGGAGCTGGACGGTCAGGTGCTTCAGTTTTTTCTGTAAACTTGTGGTCTGAGATTTCTGTTTCGGTTGTAATCGCTGGTCACTCACAAGTCAGTGTTGCACTCACAGGTTGTAGACGCTTATTTGAATATTGTGGGAAGCAGGACAGGTGCCAAAATAGTAGATGCCCTGGTGATGACTGCGATCTGGCAAAAATCTGCAGTGAGAAGCACAAGGGTGAGTATCCATTATTTTGGAtttgtgtgtaaaatgtactatttaaaaaatataagtGATTGTGTTCAAGGTAGTAACATGATATGAATCTGTTTTTGCTTTTACATAAAAGAGGGTCAATGTCTATACATGGATCCATTTGGGGCAACAACGGAACAACTCCTTCACTGTAGGGATGTAACAAGGTAACAGAACAAACTGTTAGGTGTGCTTTACATAGACTCACGTTCCTGCCCTCTGGACGACACTGGGGATAGATGATCATAGAAGATGATTTTTCTTGCttacaacctttatttgtagGCTCTTTCAAATCTAAGGCCAAATGAATGAAGATGCAACTGCAGTAATCTGTctttgttgtatgtgcagagcACTAGTACGAAGGCACAATGCTGCCATTGGGAGGTGGACCTGCTCCACAGTCCCTCACCCCAAACAGCAGGACACAACGTCATGTGGCATCTTTGTGTGCAGGGTAACTAGCCATGTCACACTCCTGATATAGGCCTAAACAAAATAATATTCTCCTCTTTATCGTTATTAAACAGTAAGACCTTTAAAAGCCTCagctaaaacaaaaaagagtgCACAAAATAACTTTTACAGATCAGCAATAATGCAATTCTCCAAGAGCAAatcacttaaagctagggttggtagtctcggaaaactagcatgaatttgaatgtagcttttcctcatgactccgtctaacccctccccccctcccctcggagctcctccaaaatgacgccccggaggaagaagaaagaggagccaGAGTGGGTCAAGATTCTGAGGCAGGTGActgagagggatgaagagagggagaggatctGTACGGAGAGGGAGcacaggagggagagggaagcactggagagagaggagaggaaggagaaggagcagctggagagagaggagaagagggagcgaggagggaaagagagaatgTGGAAAGGGAGGACAGAAGGAAAAGAGAGTGGATGGCTCTCCTAGAGAGAGTcctgaaataaatgttaaaaatgtaaagaaagtagttttcaaataaagttcattttcaaagcAATGTCAGATTCCACTTTTTTGTGTGTCATTGGTTAGGTCATATAAACACCATCTACAGTTtgagtgattttaaaaaactgaTAATTAGAATTATAAGACATTTTATTATTGCACTTAAAATCTAAAGGAAATATCAAGGTGCTGCTCGACAGATCACAGAAGCAACAGAGTAGAAAGGCAAgttacaaaaaatataattcaaCCAATTAAAATGGGAGCAAATTGATTTTAATAGAATGCAATTTAACAACACAGGAATTCAAAGAATATATGAAACttcaaaagaaacacattaaatcaataGTTGTGGTCCTGCAGTGCAGGAATGGCAACAACAGGAGCAGAaacctctgcagccagcctctgcCTCAAATTGTCCCCTGGCACTTGACCCTCAGGGTTGGGCTGGTCATCAACCTCACCCTGGATGGCCGGCTCCTCTATCTCTGGTTCCACCAGATCCCCAATTGGAGAGGGAGAGGTTGTGGAGGAAGGCACAGGTGGACACCACCGCTGGCACAAAGGTTGGCTTCACCTACGGAAATAAACatcattttaatgcaatgacaTCATGTCAATAAAACTTAAAGAAATGTAGTCTGAATAACGTTGCACTGTTACTGTTACCCTTACAATGTATTCTCTATAATAGAATACCCCCCGATCCCCATGTGTGACAGTTGGTGACATTGATATGAAACAAAAGCGATTATTTAATATGAAGGGGCATTGTTTATTCAGGTTACCTGTTAAGGTagtcttctttgttttcagcaGGTGGTTTAATCCTGATGTGTGTCCCATCTATGTTGCCTGCCACTCTGCGGAAGGCATGGGAGCCAGACAGTCCCCTATGCCCTCTAGCTCATCAGCATCAGGGAGATGGACCCCCCTattgatgatgctgatgatgtgtCCAGCGACCCGATGAACAACTTCATGTACAGTGGAGGTGGGGATATCAAAGGCCTCTGACACCACCCGATACGAGGTGGCACTGGTCAcagcaatataaataaatcccCACCTCCAAGTCTTTCCCCCAGCCATGGTCCTTGATGTACCCCAGACAGCTCACCAAGTTATTCACCGTCTGCCTTGACAGACAGAAATTCCTTTACAGCTCTGCATTGCCAAAGTAGAGGCAGACAATGGAACTGTTATGATTCAGGGCTTAGGACCACGAAGCAAAGAATAGCTGCCAAGAAACTCGAGAAAGACAGGAGACTATTCCTTACCGTTTAATTTGGATGTTTCTGAAAAAGGGGGCGTTGTTAGAACACTACCCTGCATTAATTAGAGCTTTTGGTTCTGTCATTGCCTTCTGGACTATGAGGTTTGAGGCAAAACACAGCCAATTCAAACGGATTGTAAGGCATACTGGAaacttataaaataaaacaccatcacTGGCTACAAAGCATCAGCTTATGATGAGCCACGCCCTGCATCCTACAACAGTTTTGCCAGCTCTGAGTGTTTTAAGAGTAACATCGGTGCCCTTGGATGTCCTGCATGTAGATGTTCAGGAGTCAATCAGGCATCTGTCTCCTTGTCAGTCTCAAGTTCAGCTGGCTAAAACAGCCACCTATCGAGGAACATGGTACTCAAAAGGCATTGTGGCCTACGGCTGTACTGCATGTCTTGCTGATTTTGCAGAGATTGTTCAGATTTCACTTTTGGGGGAAAAAGTGCATTTTATTGTGAGAACACAGATATCTTGGTATGATGAACACTATCGTGGATATCATCTGGAGACGACAGGTCACATTACTCTAAACCTTAGTGATGTTTGTCCTCTGTCAGCCTGCATTGTTGCATGAAAGCGCATGGTGACATTGAAGCGCCATATCTTCTTCCAGTGTTAGGCCTAACAATATTCTATCCCTGTTCCTTCTTTCCTAGATATGGATGGAACTGTGAGGTTTCGAGTCCTCATTGATCACGAAATCAAGAAACTAACTGTAAACAGTGGCATACCTTCTACTGTGGATGAGTTAGTTGTGGTCATCAAAGAACAATTTTCCATCCCCTCAGAAATAAGTCTACAGTACAAAGATGAAGACTTTGATGACTTCTTCACCTTAACCTCTACAAACCAACTGAAAGACAAAGACACTATTAAAGTAGTGTATAAACCAATACAcctaatggtgcgttcacaccaaacgcgaatagaatcattcgcgtgaatgaagtacatgtaaagtcaatgcagagtcGCGAGTAGACGCGAGTACTGGTCTGGCGGCGCGTATCGCGCATATTCGGCGACACGAATGATGCAAGTCATTCGCGTCGCTTCAAAAGCGCGTATTCATTCGCGCAAACGATTCGCAAGacttgaaatatctgaactcaagcgaatGAATCGCGGCGCGATAGCCAATCGGCGTGCACATCCCCCGgtgacgtgtgttgtgtgacgtatggaccagcggagattccaGCAGAGATTCCCTCATCTAGAATacatgggacactttgattctatcaccgtgcagcttccccaactctgtgactctacctgtttttatgggatcaggaataaacaggagctcactgtgaggacagagagggaggaggatgatCTGCTGAGtggtgaaaaactttgtctgtcagctatcagctgttgtagtaggaagttatctctgcccactttagtataaccggcttccccattcaatgtccgcgagctcaaccttgatactgcggtcaagccagcctccactatATCCTGTTTGTTGTTCGTTTCCACGCGACTTTGACGCGCGAAttgagcgagtaaacacaaaacattctcgcgTCCATATTCGCATGTCTAGTGCGAtcgttcgcgtttggtgtgaacgcaccataacacTGACAATTGCTCCTCAGGAAAGTACCCCTGGTGGCTCTGATGTGTGCTCCTTGTGTGATTCTGTAGCACTATCTGTGGATTCATCAGATACTGTGATCCTGAGTCCTTCCCCCTCTGAAAGACAGAACCCCTAGCCTGCTGTGTTACCAATTCCAACCTTCTCATGCAATACTGAGCTGGCTTTGAGTCAAGGCAGTGAGATATATGTAAGAGATGGCACCCCACTGTCATCACCGAGTGTTAAATCGGACATTCTGGAGCACCTGGCAGAGTCCATGTTTTCCTATACAGCTCACCCAAATGATGCCCAGAGATCTGCAGTGGCTCAAGCATTAGTAGAGAAGCATCCCTGCTTGAAAGAGCCTGGCTCTTTTAATGGAACCTATGGGTGGCAGCAAAGCCTGAAATATAAATGCGGAATCTACCGGACAAAACGTAAAGCACTTGGAAGCCCTGAGCTCCTGATAAACTCAA
This is a stretch of genomic DNA from Notolabrus celidotus isolate fNotCel1 chromosome 17, fNotCel1.pri, whole genome shotgun sequence. It encodes these proteins:
- the LOC117829157 gene encoding uncharacterized protein LOC117829157, with amino-acid sequence MVFQGSQTLVHKLHDRQLELFLAFLACFMKNEHITQLSPRALGEMVLEDAMLLPSREVYVGQEADTIRSQNPNHALLMPFLADVRKAYTNTAVYLQKKLPLASPTQTALSALDPLLRGHSQATIQLKRLSGMLGHLLPAGHDVHRELLLFNVDLSIPSFKEGDSMVEWWGTVFDKPDKYPTLSALVKCCLSIFHGPRVESSFSLMNNVIDQRSGNMNVSTFNAILTVKYTLQSRKKTAVELFRREDAKFGEVDRTLCKNINSAAATYTHQQKKNQKEKQQQQSKYGSQASGSAQQTKRQTAEEEKRARLRHVAKQRKRAMETLVQAKRRKRQTP